The sequence AGCTGATAGTTCTGCCGCCGGAATGGAAGATTCTGCGTACGAGACGCAACAAATGGTTGATACGCAGAACGTTTATGTAATGGAAGATGACGGCCGGCTGACTCTTAATTCCGTCGAGCCATCCAATTCTATGAATAATTATCACAATCCGGAGAATGCCATGCTAGTAGAGATGGCTCCACTTTCTACAGATGGATCTTACGTCGACTCTCAGGTATGTATAATTATGTCTTATCGTATGATGCTGAGCTATTCATTCAACGATTTTAATTATCGAACAGGTAAGTTACGTAGATGCCGGACAAGAAGGGATGATTACAGATGCACAAGCTGCTGAGCTTTTAATGCGAGTCAGTGAACAGAGACCCATGTCTCTCCAGTCACTTCAACAAGATTCTGCGTCGTCTTCCGGCCCCTACGTCCAAGTTCAACTTGCCCAAACTGTGGAAGGAATTACTCATCTTGTCGAAGTTCCTGTTTCTGCTCTTGCCGGTTATTGCTTGCCATCGTCACTTGTCTACTCAACGTCAGGTGGAGGCACTTCGACGAGTGGGGGCTCGGAGATGACCTGGGTCCAAATGCACGACAATTCTCCTGGCAATATTGATCAGCATCACCTCCGAACGGAGAACAAGTTCTCGGATATTGTTTCTGCATCCATTGAAGCAATCGGTTTCCCAGAGTCTTCCACCCCAGGGGCAAACATTCTATCTCAAGCAGAACAGATCTTGATTGCCTCGGAGAATGCCGCTCAAGAATCtgcagcggcagcagcagcgtcaagcaattttgaatttgatgaAAGTTCTAATTCTTCCATTACGTTAATGAATGACAAAGCCACCACTTCTTACCCAAGACCAAAGAGGGAAAGCATTGAATCAAGAATCCATAAATTGCTCCGAGGTGCCAGTGCTCCAGGTCTAGAAGTTGTTGATGAACCTATGCATTTGCCAGGAAAGGCGTCACCCAGGAACGTCAAACCTGGTCCCGTACAACCGGCGAAGCCTACTGTGTCGTCTGCTGCTTCCACAGCAGCCACAGTAACGTTGAGCTTGAGTCCAAATCAAACCAAAAGACCTGGTCGACTGGTTACAGCCACCACTTCAATGGGGCGTACCGTTACGATTCCTACAGTTTTCACTGCGACAAATCAATCAGCAAATAAGCCCCCTGTGTCTGCATTACCACCTGGGAGTGTCGACTATTTCATGCCTCGAGGAGTCAGTAAACGCAAAGCACAAACCTTTAAAGCTTCCAAAGTTAACGCTTCCAATCCGAATTCCATCGATGTGGAACCGGCGCCACCTGAAGAGACGCAGGTAATACGatgtctttcatttttaatttcgtgAAAACTGTAAAATTTATTGGGATAGGTTAAACTGGCAATGGGAGGTGACACGGTAGAAGATGACGATCTGCATAAGGATGATGACGATTTCAATCGAGCCGTTCTATTACAAGCCCGGCAACGCCTACAGTCAGAACAAGGCACGAATTATAGGTTTGCAGGTCGTTCATCCTCTTCAGTCCATCTCTCATTACCGGCAGGAGCGGCGAAGGGAGACGAAGAAGATGTTACTCCTGCAAAGAGAGTTCGGCTATCCTTTCCCCCTGAAAAATACGCCAATTTAGAGAGCATCAGTTCATCGTACATGGCCGAACTTCAAACCCCCAAATTGACTTACACGTACTATAAATAATTAATCAATGCCTAGTCAAGtctttaaacaaaatcttttgaatttttcctaAGGATTCCTCGAACTCGGCAAGTTCGACCGAAAATCATGAAGGAGGCAGTTAGTATTGACAATGCGCCtaaaccagaaaaagaaataactgtTCGTCTGCCATggatggatgaagaagaagacctGAAACGAAAACGCACGCCTCCACGCATCATCCGCCAAACGGTTGCGGCGGAACCGAAACCCAAAGAAGTTGATTTATCAGCGTACGACCTAGACCCAGACACGGAACAGTCTGATCAAGTGATCGTTATCGGACTGGATGAAACCGGTCAGCAACCATCTGAAGAACAGCTGACGGCCATTATTCAggtacatttttctttcagaaatTGCTATCGCTTTAACAACAACTCATATTACTCTTTTTTTGCGCAGGCGGCGATGaccaaacgtgaaaatatGGGCTCAGATCGGCCGGCTTCTTCTCAATCAACGCACCGGTCATCAAATAGTTCCGTAGCGAGTAGCAATATTCACAAAACCTACGCTATGAAGCGTAAAGCAGAAGAAGAGAACGGTGTTGAAACTGAGGAAAATGGTGTCCGACTCAAGGTATTTCTTATTCTAGTTCTTTCTTAATAAATAAGTGAAATAAAATGTTATCGGATGCAGGTCATTCGGACGTATGACCGTGGTCTTGGCGCACCGCGTAAGAGGCCGCCTCGTTCAAAGAAGCTTTCAACGTACCTTGAAATCTTCGAATTCGAAGAAGatgaggaggaagaagaagatgaagaggaagTAGATGATCTGGAACGTTTCTCACAGGCCCTGGTCGATGAGGAAAATGCCataagagaaaaggaaaagacggTCTATTCAAAAAAGCCAAATATGTCACCATCTAATAACATCGATGCTTCAACCTCGGCTTTCTCTCGTGGTCGAGGAAGAGGCAGAGGTCGTGCCATAAGCCATGGTAGTTCACTGCGCCAAATGCAGGATGGGCCCGGCACCGCTGTCTCTCCGACAATTAGAGGAGCGCGTTCACGAGGAAGACCGCCCCGTGGGTCAAAGATTTCCTTACGTAAAGGAACAGATTCTACAGATAACAATGACGCCACTAAAGAGGCATCCTCGGAAGATGATTATGGCGCCTTCGAggacgacgatgatgattaCAAGCCTAGAGGACGTGGCCGTGGTCGAGGCAGAGGTCAGAGCCGTGGAAGACGGTAATAAATAAGTTTCATTATCTATGCGCAGTTAGAGATATGCCTGGAAGAAATTCTTATGATAATTGGTTTCGAAATATTTCCAGGGGTCGGCCTCGATCGGTATCGAAAGAAGAACCGATTGACGCTcaagacgaagaagaggaagaagaggaagctATGGTtcctggcatgccttccaaaCCTTGTCCGCTGTGTGAAGAACGGTTTACCACCCGGGAGGGATTCCTGGAGCACATTGTTATTCATTCAAGTAAAGTTATCTCGATGAGGCTATTCTGTATATGTCTATATCTTTTGCTTTTAAATGTCAGGTGCCAAGTGTTTGATGGAACTTTGCGAATGGACGAATCCAATTGCAAAGGAGAAGACGCGCATGAATCGGGAACAGTTGAAGCAACACATGTTGAATGCCCACACCGAGTCCATCCCGACAGCTCGCACCGCTGCCGCTCACTGAAAAGAGTGGTGTGCAATTTGTACAAAATGAGCCAACTTTTAGTTCTCATCCATGCAAGCCATACCGCCTTTTTCCTGCTACTCTTTATAGGGAGGTATATCGTAATCTCTCATTCTTCAGTGTAGCTAtctctaattttgttttcaggtttgagtttgtttcccttttgtttgGTGACGTggataattattatttttcttctgaCCCTTCTCCTCACATGAAGCGCAATCAATTTTATGAGGTTGAAACAGTTACTACTAATACACACCCAAGTCAAATGAAGAAACCAGAGGTAAATAGAAGTTCGTAAGATTTCGGATCGGGTTGTCAGTGCAAGAAAATATTCAGCAGGTATTTGTctaatcaaattttttgtttaaacagTCTAGTGTGTATAGTCCACATTttacattcctttttttgtttcctaaaAGTAAAATAACCCACACGTTTCAGTAGAGGGGAAAATCAGACGTAACCGAAAAGAAAgcgcagaaaaagaaaaagggcgtaTTGCATCAAAGTCAAACGGATTGGTTTGACGCATACGCAATAGAGttgggaaagagaaagaagagtgACTAGCCCAAACAGCTACATTGCTTACTCTTTTCCCCCACACTAGTTCGATTTCTACTCAAAAGAAACATCCACCAGACAGAAAGACGAGAGAAAGGGGAGAAGAATACAAAGGCTTTTTGCCTTCTGATCCGTCGTCACGCCCTTCCACATTATAAACGATAAAAATCTTCATTTTCTCTAAATATAGAATTCGTCTTGACGAGCGACGGAAAGGTATTAATTACAACAACAGGGGAACAACGTGAAAGACAAGAGAGTCCAGTTAGCCacaagaaggagaaagaaaaaaaaactgatttgGTCTCGCAGCCACCCGAGACAAGATATCACAGCTGaccgaaacacacacacacacacaatgttGCAGACAAATTTTTGCATGACATAATTGcgatagatttttttttcttttttttgtaggagACAATATTTCTCGAAGTATTATTTTAGCGGCTGGAGAAGCGTGGGCTGGACGGGCCGCGCGTAAACGACTTCCATTCGTAAGAGCTCTCGGCAATATGTGCCGAGGCCGTGTCGACATCCGACTTGCGCAGTACAATCATACGAATGTCAGTGTGCAAGTGGATTCGACCGGACTTTGAACTGCGGAACCTGATGAAGTggtaaaatattattatttaaccaggattgattttttattaattgatAAGTGAGCTGGATACCTGAGATGAATGAGGTAGCGGAGCCATTTGGCGGACACGGGAGATGCATCCGTCTCGTGTGATGGCATGAAAAAGGTCCGCTGGCGAAGAAATGTCTCTGAATTGGGAGGCATTTCTGTGAGGTCAAAGAGAATGACAAACATCTTCACAACCGTTCCCTGTGGATTGAACAGTGTCAGCTGCACAGTTCCCCTTCTCGGCACTTGGTATCTGCAGGTAACAAACGAAATTGTTTAATTCATTTGATCTCCGGGTACTTGTTGATAATAATTTATACCCTTTAGCGCCTAGATTTAAATGGGCCAAATATGGAGAAGCGGATTTATCCGATTCGCCAAGACCTCCAATATTGTAGAAGAAAACGCTGACGGGTAGCAGTTCGTGAGACGGACAAAACGAGCCGCTAGCGCCCAGTTCAGCGCCGAATCCTTCCACAGTTGACATGGGTTCCAGTCGTCCGTTTAACAAACATTCCTGGTGTACGAAACATGGAAAATGATGGTACATAACAGTACACGGATGCCACGATAAGAAATTATTTCTAACCTCAAAGCTGCCAAGAAGAGGCGACGAAGACATACGTAGCGGAGGTGATCGGAGGAATTTGTTGAGCGGAAATCGTTGGCCTAGTCGGGGAGTTTTGGAATCAGTTCCGGAGGTACATGTCGTCGTATGGAACAGCAAAGAAGCCGCAGAGTTAAGCGACCGCTGAAAACGCAGTTTGTCATCCGTTGTTGGCACATTCTTTCCTGCCTGAAGAACTGGAGCCATTTCCGGCTCTTTTGACTCCGCTTCAATAAGTAATTTATCAGCAAAACAGTCTTTACGAGACCGTCGACTCCGGCCTCGTTCAGTCGGCCCGGGTTCTCGATCCAGTCCACGTCGCCCTCGCTCCAAGTCATGGCCCCATCGATCACCGTGACCCGCCGGCAACTTCAAATCGACCACGTCGACGTCCTCTTTGCCACATTTGCAGTCGTGTTTCCCGATTCGGTTGCAATCGATACGCATCCGATCGTCCAGTAGTTTCTTTGTACTGCCATTAGAGGGCGGCTGCGGTGGTGCCCTGTACGCCGGATGGAGAAGTCTGATGGATCCGAAAGACGGCGAACTGGATCGCGAACGGGAACGCTGGAGGCGTTGGAGGCGTAATTGCGCTGGAGGCATATCGAGGAGACCTTCGCCCAGACAACTGCTGCTGTCCTGTTTTGGTTGCAACTGTCGCTGGCCCACATCCGCATTCTGCTTGGGCGTGATAAAACGGCACTTGCCGCAATGAACATGCGGAATTACATCCGTCCTAGGAAGCGAGCTGACGGAAACCTACAGGAAGAAAATTATTACGATGGTTAATTCAGTTccggaaacaagaaaaacagaagaacGGACTTTGATTGCATGTGTGGCTAGTCGGCCAACGTGTGCCAAGGGGAAGTGATGCTCGACTGGTTTGGATGCGAATTTGGAGGCAAAAGCCTGGCCGGGCATAGTCACCCGATAGAGCAGCTGCTGGGGACGAGATCCGCTGCTCTTATTCAACCAGGCACTCAATTGcgaaaaatggagaaaagagCGGACGGCCTGGACCAAACAGATGCCAGCAATGCTTGCTTCCCCATCTCTGATTTCACAAACCAAGACAAAAGTAAGCCAAGTGAACTGGACATATCCGAACGATTCAGTTAAATGCGCGTAATGGTAGCAAATCAGCGAAAGCTTTTGTGATTCTACGCTTAGCTGTTTTTACAACCAACGTCGTCAAGTATCGTGATTGGAATAGAGAAAACGTGCGAGAGCATACTTTTTTGGCGAGCACGTGACGGTCCAACGTTCCAGGAGGAGAAAGTCTGGATCGGGCGTGCACGTTACTTCAACTTGTTTGGCTCGTTGAGAACCGTGGCAACATTCAGGCCCCACCAAAACCTGCAAGGTCAGagatcatttttctttttcgtccctcaaacttatttaaaaaccaagtttctttttatgttatCGTACCTCGACGCACAGTGGCACGCCGTTCTTGCCCAGCAAGGATGCGTGTTTGCGAAGATGTTGGAATCGCTGACAGTGTAGCTTGTCGGGCGAGCAGACATGCTGGCCGGGCCGGCTTCCATTATTGTTGTgatgattgttgttgttgttgttgtttgtattGCTGCTGAGCTGGGCGTGACTGAAGTAAGGTGGGCAATGGGGGCCCTCTCCGTAACCGCGCCCGCTATCTCCGCGCCCGGGCACTCGCGCTTCTAATATGAGCGTGCCCAGGTCGCAAAAGACGTCCAACGGATCCGGCTCGTTCTCTTCAGCCAGCCTGGCATGCATTCTCGTATCGCAAAACTTTCCCGTTTCTCTCTCGATCAACTTTCCaccaaaaacagaaaaagaaaacaaaagtctCTGTGTCTAATCCGCAATCACTACTCGGTTGGACAGTTCACACGATCGACTGGCCGATGGATAGATGTTGAAACAGCCGCAATCGAGACCAGTCACGTTGTCGTCAAGTCTGGACGACAACGAAAACCTCCGAGAACAAATGACCAGGTTGCCGAAATCCATACATGACCAATCCACCTGTAAACGAAACCAGACCGTTATTACGTGATCACAGAAGAGAATCCCTGCAGACATGAACAATCATTGGAGCCACACTGTGATCACGTGGTTTTCGCAACATCATAATTGTTTTACttctatttgctttttttttttttaatgttcgcTTATCTAGGTGCCATAAGCAGGTGAAGCCAACGacctcaaattttttttatctcttacaaaaaattgcaatttgcagctggtaaaaaaaaaaaaaaaaaaaaaagaaaattatgtattcattcaatgttttctttttcttattttaacaGAGGAGGAAAGTTCCGGGCCTAAGGTATCAACTGTCGACGCAACCAAAAACTGTTTTGGATGACGTCCAAGTTTTTGGCTGACGTCATCGCTTAGCTCTACACTTGCTGATGCACGCCCACGTAGGAGCCATGGCGTTCAGGTCTGTCGTAATTGCAGAAATATGATACGGggagaacgaagaaaaacatcCGGTTAACTGTGCCAATTTTTCACTTCTAAATTGTCAGttattgctgttttttttttctttgtttgtagATGGCAATCGTGAATACTACAGGAACAGCAGCAGGATATGCTTTAATAGGATGGAAATGAGACGACCGCTAGGTGGCCTGAACTCTATCAAATAACGACGTCCATGGACGCTCCAGTGACGTAACTCTCTCTTGTTCCTATCGCGTTATCCTTAATATTtccatccatttcttttttctctctctttccctctctctATTTCTCGTTCAGGTTGGAAAGAAAGTCGCATCTGTTATCTGTGGCCGGGCGGAAACCAGCACCTTTTCGTAGTCGTGTCGACAAccgaaaagaaagggagagagaCAAACCTAATTTCACCGTACTTTTTGGCACAAAGCAATCATTCTTGCTCTCCTCTCTCTTTGGTCTTTCAATTCGTTCCCTTCTTTCAACCGTTCAAGGCTTTCATCAGCCGTTGCTTGCTACCGACCATTCGTCGGTCGACTATTTTAGGTTCGTCctcgtctctctttttccttcttttcctttcttaaacgagaaaaaaagaaaggctgtGGGATCCCGTTCGCGTTCTCGGCCTCTCTACAGAGCGTACAGAATCTAGGGAACAAAATAAAGTGTGGGTTTGCGTTTTAGCGTGCAGCTGCTGTTGGCAAACAGTAGGCCTCCACCTTTCCCCCTTCAAGTTGAACGAACCTGATGCCAACAACTCACGTGATTCTATCGCACGCCCCTCTATCattgctgttttgttttcgattctAAAGCTCGACAGCTCCGCCTCTTTTGGAATACGAAAGGCTGAAAGGCGGGGCTCGAAGATCTGGTCGGTAGCTCAGGTCGCGATTACCTAACCCAGTCCCGAGGCCAGAACAAAAACGAGTCGAGCTTcgtcaacaagaaaaatgaaaacaaaaatacggcGTGAGAGCCACGTGAACAGAATTTTATCTACTTGGATAACAAAGACCCGGACATTTGGTAAACATTAAATCTTTGAAAAGTTTTCGATTCAACAATTCCCGAACATCTCCAATGAGCGTCAAGAGAGAGCTACTAAataaggcaaagaaaaatggtttcatttttttcgaaatcaaaACTTTCTCTCAACCCCGACTTGCAAGTAAAATCGACTATTCATGAGTTAACCAACTAACCCTCAATTGTTTTGAAGCAAAGGATACTTAAAAAGAGTCTGAGAAAAGGTGTCAGTCCGCATGTAACGGTAATTTGGTCGCCTTAGCAACTGCGGTCCTTGTATCCGGCATTGATAATAGgccattgattttttttttttttttgtctttccttcttttccccttttctcgTTGGGTTTTTAAAGAGCAAAGAAAGAGGATGGCAGGAAACGCACAATAGCTCATGGCTGATGTCCTCGACTCTGTTTGGTTTGGGGGGCCTCGACGATGAAGCAAGAGATCAGTTGGGTCCACAACGGCTCGGGGCGAAATAACTGGCCCTGCATGCGGCACGGGGGCAAGAAACAAAGAGAGGGCAGCAACAGCGGATCAGCTGATGCGCACCTCGTCATCGtcgtttaaagggaaaaaggcTTTTTTCGGGGGAGGTCTCCATGTGCCAGCTGCCAAAACTAGTTCTTTGTTACTGAGGGGGTCGAACCGAAAGTTTAACTAAAAGGGAATATATACAGGTTGAACCAAATAAAAGTACCAACGTCACAGATATTCAAAGTGGGTCTTTGCTGGTATTGATTCTTTTTATCAATTGGTGGGTGAAAAAGGGGTTTGTCGTGCATTTTATTTCGGGATAAACAGTTGCGCACAGGCTCTTTGTCACTCGACGAAACGTCAATACTGAAACAGAGTGAGAAAACTATGATAATTTTGAAAGATTACACTCCGATATGTTCTTTTACAACGTCTGTGGGTTTTTTAAGCACTTTCATAGTTTAAAGAAACGTCGACTTCAATATCCAAGGTTATATACTCCCGATCGTATGCCTTCCCTTCAAAGCTCGAGCAGGTTCTCACTTTAAAAGACAAACGTTGGCAAAAGAGATCCATCAAACAAAGAACAAATATTGATGCTAACTATTTTCAATAGATCTACGAGTCTACCCCTAATGCTGATGCAAGTCGCAATCGataaaaaagatagaaaatctACTTAAAATAGGTAAAATGTATACAAAGGACTCTTACTGCGCTTTCGTCCGTACACGTCTGGAACTTCCAACTTTGTCCGTGTCTTGAATCGCACTGACCTGTTTCTAAGAGCAGACGATAGGTATCCAAATCGATTACCATTACTTGAAAAGTTAGAACAAATTTTACCGCGTGGActtctttttatataataacGATTTACAAAAAGTCTAATAGTTTTAtagatattttgttttgtttgtctcgCGGAAATATCAAAGTTTATTTATGTATTGCTAAATGGCACCTTCGTCGGAGGTTGTCATAGGAACGTAGTGCAatgttgttttggttgttggaGGGAGAACATGGAGCAGACTTGTTCCATTTTTGGAGGAAACATGAAAAGATCTAAATACGAAAGCATTATTAATGCTGCCGGTAGACATCTTTCAAAGCGGAATTGCACAGTATCTGATCCAtcctgttttcttctttactcTGATGGCTGACACTGTGTTTCTCTATACAGGATTCTGATGTTCTTAAAAAGAGCAAGTTAAAGTTGAAGCAGACCGCCGAACAATTTGAAAACTCAGCAATATGGAGTCAGAAGATCATTTCCATACAAAATTTCAGCCTAACTGAACAAGAAGCAGATCTTCAATTCTCAAAGTAATATAATTCTGGAAATTTTATATGGTTTATTTCTAATCTTGTATGGGATATGTTTTAGACTGAAGGCATGGGTGGAATCTCTAGATGATGGTGCTCGAATTGAAATagatgaaattctttttcctgcATTTATTTCACTATATAGAAAACTTAATGTCAGTGGCAACACAAGCGGAGCAAGAGGGTTTTACACCCGCAACCAGTCAAACTTTTTCAAAGTGCCTGAACTCCGGAAAATGGCTGAAAGATTTTGTTCTGAAAATACAAGGTaaaatgcaattttcacaGTATTTACCTGCTAACTTTTCTACATGACTACTTTTTCAGTCATTTTATTCTGGAGTTGTCCCAAGAACCATATGAAATACTTCATAGTTATATTGGAAGCAATGAACACCCGTTTTTGCAACAACTACTAAACACCACCTTGGAGATCAACAtcatgaaaacgaaaatcgaCTCGAGCGATCCCTCTCAAACAATTTCGAAGTCACAGGTaagcaatttttctttagtaTTTCAAGTTCATGTTCATTTAGGAATCACTAACTCTAATTAAAAATAGGAGGACTCGTCAAATATGGAAGAAGTGCAGGATTTGATGGCTGCCATTTCTCGATTGGAAGAACTTCCACCCACTGCCCCGTTATTGAAGTTATATTCCATCGACACAGGACAAAGGAGAATGAGTGCAGCCTCTGCTTCACCTTGCCAAGGCTATCTCTCCTGTGGGTTTCAAGATTCATCCGTGGCAATCTGGGATGTTAAAGAACTCCGATCTCTGTCCGTCTCGAATGTTAATCGATCAAATCTCTCTGAATCCTGCGCCATCGGCCTTTATCATCCCGTTGCTTCGCCATTAACATTCCCACTGGAACCGGATTCTTCCCTTTCTATATGTTTGGGACATTCTGGTCCTGTGTATGCCACGCAGTTCACGCCTAATAACACTCACATGCTTAGCTGTAGCGATGACACGACGTTAAGGCTTTGGGATATGTCATCCATGGAAAATGCAGTAGTGTATCGAGGACACACTTACCCCGTGTGGGCCATGGATATCTCGCAACAGAGCCAGTACTTTGCGTCTGCATCCCAAGATCGTACTGCCAAAATTTGGATGTTTGATCGCACTTTCCCCTTGCGGATTCTAGCCGGCCATACTGCCGATGTTGATGtataatcgttttttttctttaaattttttatgtgaAACTaattttccatgtttttcttacaGTGTGTGACTTTCCATCCAAATGGACTTTACTTGGCTACGGGTTCTGCTGATAGTTCCGTCCGTATGTGGCATGTCACAGAAGGCAAAACAGTTCGCATATTGGTTGGCCACCGTGGCACAGTTTTAGCCGTTGCTTTCAGTCCTTGTGGAAAGTTGTTAGCTTCAGCTGGTAGTCTTATAGATGCTATCACTATCCTGTGCTTATTCATTTGCTTTCTGTcatgttcttttttcgttttttatttaggTGAGGATCATCGCGTTAAGGTTTGGGATGTTGCTGCTGGGTCTATCCTTCATGACTATGCTGGCCATCACGATGTCATCCATGGATTAGTCTGGATCTCTGAGAGTGTTCTTGCGTCATACAGTGCTGACGGTAACATACGGGTCTGGAATGTTACCCAGCATTCCGTTCCTTCATCGCAACTATCACAGCAAGAGATTGCATCGTATTCAGTGTCGTCACCCACGAAAATCGTACACCTTGGTCGTGGTAACCAATCAACTTTGGTCTGCATCGCTGCTTCGGATTAAGCTACCTGTAAATATTTATcttcttatattttttctcGGTTTAGTGTTTTTAGTGTCCCAGAAATTCATCAAACACAGTTAATTTCTGTGGAAGTTTATTCTCGTATCCGATGAaaagttcatttattttttcatgtcCTGCTACAGTAAAGCACCCTATACCTTGATAATTAATGGGTTGGTGGGTGGCTATAAAAACTTTTCGACGCTCGGTTTTTTACACGCGCACGCacaagtgaaagaaaacaaggggTATCCTCAAACATGTATAACACAGTCCCAATgacagttttgtttttcgactcgggcaaaaatgatgaaatttcTATCAAGTCGTTGACATCCTTTAACTGACTGTTGCACAGTTTCGACGCCTGAAAAAGAACTTCCAAAAATCCCTAAAAATGACTTATCGACGATAGCGATTTTTCAGAGCTTTCAAGGTCTTTTGCATCAATGGTGCAACCTTTGGTTTCTTGGCCGCAGcttaaaggaagaaaataaatattaatcTTATGTCATGTTCTGAGCTTTTAAAACTAGGAGGCTGTATCTTACATGATGAGCTGGACGAGCTGGAAGATCGTGGTGCAGACGACTGCGCCATTTTGACTACTTCTGCCACTGCAGTACTTCCGTTTGCAGCATGATTAGTGGAGGCTTCAAATGGGCGAGCTCCAGACTTGGCATTTGTCATACTTGCGAGAACTGCGGAAGACCCTGGTTTAACCTTCACGTAATTTGAACCATCATTTATGATTTTCAGAAGGAAGAACTCCGAATTTTCAATAACTGACATACCTGACCCAGTTTGCCTCGCGGAGCTTTAGCCACACTTTCAACGTAAGCCAACTTGGTGGTGCGCTGGGGTGTAGCTTTCGCCATGGATTGCTTGTGATTTATCGTTAGACTCTTTAATCGTGCTTCACGTTCCTCGTGACATCTCTGTCGAGCCCCCAAATTCATAAATAGAaaatttgtaaagaaaaaaatacgagtAGGTAACGGACCACGTATAAATCCCGCCAAGTTTCCATTTCTTCTCGAACTGCTTTCCTGTATTCCTTTTGACAAAGAACCTTCCATAGCTCGTCAGTGTCATCCAACAAATATGCATTGTGATGTTCAAGTAAGTATAACTGCTGAGAATTAGCCCTTTCAAGTACGGGTCGGATAAGTTCGTATGGGACTCCTCCTGTGTACTCCAGTGCTGAGGAAGTACGAAAACACAACTTTAaacgaaacataaaaaaaattgtgataaGCTATCTTTAACAATGTTACCGTCTATATTTTGTTGCAGAACCCTGATGCAGCTATCGAACAAACTAGGAACATAAGCCAGACCACTAGAACGATTCCCTGAGAATACTTTCGTTCTACAGAtacaaaataagtaaatatTAAATTCTTAGACGagacaaaaaatgaaactggaCGTACCTATTTCCTTTTTGCGAAAAACTAAGTGCA comes from Daphnia carinata strain CSIRO-1 chromosome 2, CSIRO_AGI_Dcar_HiC_V3, whole genome shotgun sequence and encodes:
- the LOC130686774 gene encoding atos homolog protein A-like encodes the protein MHARLAEENEPDPLDVFCDLGTLILEARVPGRGDSGRGYGEGPHCPPYFSHAQLSSNTNNNNNNNHHNNNGSRPGQHVCSPDKLHCQRFQHLRKHASLLGKNGVPLCVEVLVGPECCHGSQRAKQVEVTCTPDPDFLLLERWTVTCSPKKDGEASIAGICLVQAVRSFLHFSQLSAWLNKSSGSRPQQLLYRVTMPGQAFASKFASKPVEHHFPLAHVGRLATHAIKVSVSSLPRTDVIPHVHCGKCRFITPKQNADVGQRQLQPKQDSSSCLGEGLLDMPPAQLRLQRLQRSRSRSSSPSFGSIRLLHPAYRAPPQPPSNGSTKKLLDDRMRIDCNRIGKHDCKCGKEDVDVVDLKLPAGHGDRWGHDLERGRRGLDREPGPTERGRSRRSRKDCFADKLLIEAESKEPEMAPVLQAGKNVPTTDDKLRFQRSLNSAASLLFHTTTCTSGTDSKTPRLGQRFPLNKFLRSPPLRMSSSPLLGSFEECLLNGRLEPMSTVEGFGAELGASGSFCPSHELLPVSVFFYNIGGLGESDKSASPYLAHLNLGAKGYQVPRRGTVQLTLFNPQGTVVKMFVILFDLTEMPPNSETFLRQRTFFMPSHETDASPVSAKWLRYLIHLRFRSSKSGRIHLHTDIRMIVLRKSDVDTASAHIAESSYEWKSFTRGPSSPRFSSR
- the LOC130686735 gene encoding TAF5-like RNA polymerase II p300/CBP-associated factor-associated factor 65 kDa subunit 5L, giving the protein MEQTCSIFGGNMKRSKYESIINAAGRHLSKRNCTDSDVLKKSKLKLKQTAEQFENSAIWSQKIISIQNFSLTEQEADLQFSKLKAWVESLDDGARIEIDEILFPAFISLYRKLNVSGNTSGARGFYTRNQSNFFKVPELRKMAERFCSENTSHFILELSQEPYEILHSYIGSNEHPFLQQLLNTTLEINIMKTKIDSSDPSQTISKSQEDSSNMEEVQDLMAAISRLEELPPTAPLLKLYSIDTGQRRMSAASASPCQGYLSCGFQDSSVAIWDVKELRSLSVSNVNRSNLSESCAIGLYHPVASPLTFPLEPDSSLSICLGHSGPVYATQFTPNNTHMLSCSDDTTLRLWDMSSMENAVVYRGHTYPVWAMDISQQSQYFASASQDRTAKIWMFDRTFPLRILAGHTADVDCVTFHPNGLYLATGSADSSVRMWHVTEGKTVRILVGHRGTVLAVAFSPCGKLLASAGEDHRVKVWDVAAGSILHDYAGHHDVIHGLVWISESVLASYSADGNIRVWNVTQHSVPSSQLSQQEIASYSVSSPTKIVHLGRGNQSTLVCIAASD